The DNA sequence TCGAACCCGCCAGTGAAATCGAAATTGAACACACCCGGCGCGTGATGGGCGGCGACGACCTGAACCTATGGACCAATGCCCTGCTCTACGCAGACCTCGCCAATCCGGGTTTCAAGGTTGCTGCGCTGAGCTATATCGGTCCCGACTTCGAACCCTTGCGCCGCATCTACTGGGACGGTGCACTGGGTGCGGCCAAGCAACACATCGACTCGACGACCCGCTGCCTCAATGATCGGATCGCGGCACGTCTCGGCGGTGTTGCGTTTACCAGCATGAACCCCGCGGTCGTGACAGGAGCTTCGGTCTCAATTCCGGCCATGCTCAAGTACATCGTCGACTACCTCGGTGTGGTCGACAGCGGCACAGGCACCTATGACGATCCCCTGGAAGTAGGGCTCAACTTTGCGCGAGCACTCTACGGGGACGGAGAGCCCTGGCGTGAGAAGTTGGACGCCGAGGGTCGGCTGCGTCTCGACGACAACGAACTCGATCCAGAGCTTCAAGGAAAACTTCGCGATCTCTGGGAGTCGGGCAAGGAGGGCGAAGTTCCGGCGCTTACGGCGCGGGGTCTGGAACTGTTCAAGCAGGAGTTCATGCGACTCTATGGTTGGGAAGTAGAAGGAGTCGATTACGACGCCCCGGCAGATTTTGCTCCGGTTCTCGGCGAAGAGGAAGGTGTCATCCACCTGATCGACGAGTAGGGATCGGCTTGCTCAGGTATTGACTGGCGTCTGCACAGAAGCGGTAGGGCCGGTTTATGGCTTTGGAGATGCCGATTCGGGGGCAAGTGGCGAGAGTCAGTACTTCGAGTTGTTTTGGCGGGTGGCGCAGCGCGATGGGTTGGCCTCGGGCGATCGATTGCCCATCGTGCTCCGGCAGGATCTCGAATGCCTGCGTGAGGCGACCGGGGCCGGCAGCGATCAGCCTGAGGGAAGAGTCTGCCTTCAGCGATCGATTTCGTCGCATCTGCTCGATGCCCACCAACGGCTGGATCGCGCGAAGCAGGACAGCGGCCGCCGTTCCTTTTGGTTCGCAGACCAAATTCGCACAGGCGTGGATTCCGTAGGAGCGATAGACGTAGAGATGGCCTGGGGGGCCGAACATGTTCCGGTTTCGGGCTGTTTCGCCGCGATGGGCATGTGAGGCGGGGTCCTGACCCCTGCCCAGGTAGGCCTCGACCTCGACGATTTGTCCGGCGAGAAGCCGGCCGTCCGTTGTGCGTCTTACGAGAATCAACCCGACCATTGCGGCCGCGACCTCGAGACACGAGCGCTCGAAGAAGTCTCGCCCGATGTACGAACCGAATTTCACCGGTTCCAGCGTACAACGGACTGATAAATCCTTCATGAAACTTGAGGTTGCGTACGTCTTCGCCGATATGTAGGAGGATGCCCCCCGGCCGAGTCGACCCCGGGGCGAGCAGAAATTCGGGAGTAGCTGGCCGCAATACGATGGCAGATTCGATTGGCGACATGACTCAAGATAGCAACGAAGACCCCACCCAGATCCCCAATAAAGACACGGGCTCAGGCAAGGCGAAACAACCCACGCGGACCGGCGAGGGCGGCAGCTCCGAGAGTTTCGAAGAACCCATGGCTCCGCAATCGCCCTTCGCGTGTTTCGGAATCAACGCCGGCGTGGTGGAAGAAATTCACGAGACATTCCAGGTCGACCCGGGCGCGGTTGATGAAAGCTGGTCCGAAGAATTCGACGACGGGCATTTGGACAACGGATCGAGACCGGCGACCACTCGGGTGACCAAGGTCAACGGTTCGGCGACACATCACGCGGTCGCGACATCGCCCCCGGGCCTGTCCGCACCGCAGCCCCAACAAGAATCTCAACCCCAGCCCAATCCAAACTGGCCCGTCCGCCCAAACCGGCGAAGCGACCACCTCGAATCCCATTTGCTCGCGGCGGACAAGAATGCCCGGGTGCTGCGGTTGATTCACTCGTATCGCGCTCGCGGTCATCGCATCGCCAACAGTGATCCGCTGAGCAGCCAGACCAAGTACTTCCCCGAACTCGATCCAGCTCATTACGGGCTTGGCAATCATGATCTCGACTATCCGTTCAGCACCGGGGATCTGCCCGGGGGTTCGGTTCAGACGTTGCGCGACATTCTGCAACGCTTGAAGTCCACCTACTGCAACAGCATCGGCGTCGAGTACACCCACGTTCAGGACCCGGGTCGCAAGCTCTGGCTTCAGCAACAAATGGAGCGCGACGAGAACCGCTTCCGCTGCGAGCCCGACCAGCTGCGGCGAATTTACGAGAAGTTGTGCAGAGCGGAGATCTTCGAACATTTTCTCCACAAAAAATTTCTGGGACAGAAACGTTTCTCGTTGGAAGGCGGCGAGGTCGTGATCCCCTTGCTCGATTACATCATCGAGCAAGCTCCCCGCTACGGGATCGTCGAGTTCGTTCTGGGCATGAGTCACCGCGGGCGCCTGAACGTGCTCGCGAACGTCTTGCAGAAGCCCCTCGATCTCCTCTTCTCTGAGTTTCAGGACAGTCCGCTGCTCGATCTGCCCTTCGGTTCGGGGGACGTGAAGTACCACAAGGGCTATTCGAAAGATCGCCGAGTCGAAACGGGCGAACGCATTCACCTCACCCTGACCTCCAATCCCTCGCACCTCGAAGCGGTGAATCCGGTCGTCGAGGGACGCACCAAGGCCAAGCAGGTCCGCATGGGAGACTTGGAGGGCAAAAAGATCGTGCCCATCATTCTGCACGGCGATGCCGCGTTTGCGGGCCAGGGAATTGTCGCGGAGACCTTGAACCTCGCGCAGCTCAAGGGCTATTCAACCGGCGGAACCCTTCACATCATCATCAACAACCAGATCGGCTTTACCACGACCCCCGCCGAGGCGCGCTCTACGCTCTACTGTACAGACGTTGCGAAGATGATTCAGATCCCGATCTTCCACGTGAACGGAGACGATCCAGAGGCGGTTCTCCGCTGCGCCGAATTGGCCATGCAGTACCGAGCCCGTTTCGGGGACGACGTCGTGATCGACGTCATTGGCTATCGCCGCCACGGACACAACGAGGGCGACGAACCGGCCTTCACCCAACCACAACTCTACGCAAAGATTCGCAGTCGCCGCTCGGTGCGCCAACTGTTTGGAGAGGCACTCGCCGAGCGCGAAGAACTTGCTGCCTCAGAAGCGGAACAGATCGGGATCGCCGTGAGAGCAGACCTGGATGCCGCGCTCCTGAACGCAAACGTCGGCTCGGTCGATCCCGCCGAGCCGAACGATCCCCAAGGTCCGTGGGTCGGTTTCGCACGCGTGGCTCCCGACGACAATGTCGAAACGGCAGTTCCGATCGAGACCCTGGCCAGAATCGCCGAAGGTGTCGGCAGCGTACCCGACTACTTCAGGCCCCACGCCAAGCTGCGAAACCTGTTGGACAGTCGGCGCCAATCCGTCGCCGATCGCGCGCCCATCGATTGGGGGATGGGCGAAGCACTCGCCTTCGGGAGCCTCTTGCTCGAAGGAGACCGGGTGCGGCTCTCGGGGCAAGACACATCGCGAGGCACCTTCAGTCATCGACATGCTGTGCTGGTCGACCAGGACAGCGGCGAGGAGTACACCCCGCTCGATCATATTGCAGAGCGGCAGGGGCGCATCGATATCTATGACAGCCTGCTCTCGGAGGCAGCGGTACTGGGCTTCGAGTACGGCTACAGCCTGGCCGACCCCGGAACCCTCACCTTGTGGGAAGCCCAGTTCGGCGACTTCGCAAACGGCGCCCAGGTGATCATCGATCAGTTCATCTGCTCGGCCCACGTGAAATGGGGACGCATGAGCGGACTCGTCATGCTCTTGCCCCACGGCTACGAAGGCCAGGGACCCGAACACTCGAGTGCGCGGATCGAGCGCTACCTGCAGACCTGCGCCGAGGATGCGATTCAGGTCGTCAACTGTACGAACCCCGCCCAGTACTTCCACGTGTTGCGACGGCAAATGCGAAGGACCTATCGCGCGCCATTGGTCATCTTGACGCCCAAGAGCCTGCTGCGGCTCCCCGCCGCGACTTCCAGCATTGACGACTTCAGCAACGGCCGCTTCCAACACGTGATCGACGATGAACGAGCGGTACACGACGCGCAGGCTGTGCGCCGGGTGCTTCTGTGCAGCGGCAAGGTCTACTACGACCTAGTCGCAGAGCGAGAGAAGCGCTCAGCCAATGGACCCGGCAGTGTTGCGATCCTGCGGCTCGAACAACTCTACCCATGGCCCAGCATCCGGCTGAACGACTTGATCGCACAGTATCCGCGCACCGAGCGCGTAGTCTGGGTTCAAGAAGAACCCGCAAACATGGGTGCCTGGACATTTGTGCGCGAGCGAATTCAAGACCTGCTCTCTCCGTCCGCCAAACTCGCGTATGCGGGGCGTGTGCCGTCGGCGAGTACAGCCGTGGGATCGACTCGGCTCCATGGCCTGCAACAGGCTGCGTTGGTTCAGGCGGCCTTCGATGGGCTCGACTAGCGCTTACGGGCCCAGCCGCCTTCCCATAGAGACAAAATGATGTCTCGAGTGCGCCGCCCCCAGACCGGATGCGGCTCACCGGTTCGTTCTTCCGCGAGTTCTTCGGCGGCCTTGACGCTCGAAGTGCCTGCCTCCGCCGCGCGTTGCAAGATTCGTTGGGTCACGTTGTAGATCGAGTTCTCCCAACCCCCCTTGCCCTCGAGGTGACGCAATATGAACGGATCTTCGATCAGGTTGCCGGCTTGCTCGTTGCTGCAGGCCACGATGCCCATCCGATTGGCCACATAGTCGGGCACGTAGGTGATTCCGCGTTCGTAGAGGTGGCGGCCGTCGCGGTGTTCTTCGACCAGACAGTTGTTTGCCGCGCCGCAGACGATCGGGGCGTTGATCACCTCGATCGTTTTCGTATCCAGCACACCACCCAGCGCGTTCGGGCAGAGGATGTCCGATGCCTCGGCGAGAATGCTGTTGTCACTGTAGCCGTCGCAGCCGACCTGCCGGACGTCGAGAAAGTGTGAAGGGAAGCGAGATGCCAACTGGGTGCAGCGTTCTTCATTGAGTTCCGAAACCACAACCCGGGCTGCGCCCAACTCGAACAGATTCTCGATCATGTGAGTGCCGACATTGCCAGCCCCCTGCATGGCGATTTGTTTCCCTTCGAGTCCGCCCAGGCCGCGGAAGTCGAGAGCCGCCTCCATGGCGCGGATCACGCCCTTTGCGGTCATCGCGGAGGGATTGCCCGAGCCGCCGAGGCGTTCGGGTATGCAGGTCGCGAATCGCGTGTAGCGAAAGATCACCTCCATGTCGTGGGATGTGGTGCCGGCATCTTCGGCGGTGACGTACACCCCCCGGAGTGAAGTGATGAATTCGCC is a window from the Myxococcales bacterium genome containing:
- a CDS encoding Glu/Leu/Phe/Val dehydrogenase, translated to MSGLLKLRPEEFAEQLLAGAHSRVMILGGSGDEGPRASTPEFDALAEFFAGDRRDYQDHEAVFLGVGPESHALFGVFIHKTYRGQAQGGVRHWPYDTLEHFLRDGLRLAVGMGRKCALADLWWAGGKAIIAAPGDAAGNQPRDPALRECIFREFGEFITSLRGVYVTAEDAGTTSHDMEVIFRYTRFATCIPERLGGSGNPSAMTAKGVIRAMEAALDFRGLGGLEGKQIAMQGAGNVGTHMIENLFELGAARVVVSELNEERCTQLASRFPSHFLDVRQVGCDGYSDNSILAEASDILCPNALGGVLDTKTIEVINAPIVCGAANNCLVEEHRDGRHLYERGITYVPDYVANRMGIVACSNEQAGNLIEDPFILRHLEGKGGWENSIYNVTQRILQRAAEAGTSSVKAAEELAEERTGEPHPVWGRRTRDIILSLWEGGWARKR
- a CDS encoding 2-oxoglutarate dehydrogenase E1 component; translated protein: MAPQSPFACFGINAGVVEEIHETFQVDPGAVDESWSEEFDDGHLDNGSRPATTRVTKVNGSATHHAVATSPPGLSAPQPQQESQPQPNPNWPVRPNRRSDHLESHLLAADKNARVLRLIHSYRARGHRIANSDPLSSQTKYFPELDPAHYGLGNHDLDYPFSTGDLPGGSVQTLRDILQRLKSTYCNSIGVEYTHVQDPGRKLWLQQQMERDENRFRCEPDQLRRIYEKLCRAEIFEHFLHKKFLGQKRFSLEGGEVVIPLLDYIIEQAPRYGIVEFVLGMSHRGRLNVLANVLQKPLDLLFSEFQDSPLLDLPFGSGDVKYHKGYSKDRRVETGERIHLTLTSNPSHLEAVNPVVEGRTKAKQVRMGDLEGKKIVPIILHGDAAFAGQGIVAETLNLAQLKGYSTGGTLHIIINNQIGFTTTPAEARSTLYCTDVAKMIQIPIFHVNGDDPEAVLRCAELAMQYRARFGDDVVIDVIGYRRHGHNEGDEPAFTQPQLYAKIRSRRSVRQLFGEALAEREELAASEAEQIGIAVRADLDAALLNANVGSVDPAEPNDPQGPWVGFARVAPDDNVETAVPIETLARIAEGVGSVPDYFRPHAKLRNLLDSRRQSVADRAPIDWGMGEALAFGSLLLEGDRVRLSGQDTSRGTFSHRHAVLVDQDSGEEYTPLDHIAERQGRIDIYDSLLSEAAVLGFEYGYSLADPGTLTLWEAQFGDFANGAQVIIDQFICSAHVKWGRMSGLVMLLPHGYEGQGPEHSSARIERYLQTCAEDAIQVVNCTNPAQYFHVLRRQMRRTYRAPLVILTPKSLLRLPAATSSIDDFSNGRFQHVIDDERAVHDAQAVRRVLLCSGKVYYDLVAEREKRSANGPGSVAILRLEQLYPWPSIRLNDLIAQYPRTERVVWVQEEPANMGAWTFVRERIQDLLSPSAKLAYAGRVPSASTAVGSTRLHGLQQAALVQAAFDGLD
- a CDS encoding DNA-3-methyladenine glycosylase, encoding MKDLSVRCTLEPVKFGSYIGRDFFERSCLEVAAAMVGLILVRRTTDGRLLAGQIVEVEAYLGRGQDPASHAHRGETARNRNMFGPPGHLYVYRSYGIHACANLVCEPKGTAAAVLLRAIQPLVGIEQMRRNRSLKADSSLRLIAAGPGRLTQAFEILPEHDGQSIARGQPIALRHPPKQLEVLTLATCPRIGISKAINRPYRFCADASQYLSKPIPTRRSGG